Proteins encoded within one genomic window of Natator depressus isolate rNatDep1 chromosome 1, rNatDep2.hap1, whole genome shotgun sequence:
- the LOC141977796 gene encoding olfactory receptor 52D1-like, with protein MAGVNLTPSDPRTFILTGISGLESAHEWISIPFSISYIIGLLGNFMLLFVVGKEQTLHKPMYLLICMLALTDIAMSTFVVPKALCLFWFSLNGITVGGCLTQMFFLHTVSIMQSAILVIMAFDRYVAICSPLRYSTILTNAQIAKLGLVGLIKAVLFTLPMPLLLSRLPFCAKRIIPNTYCEHMAVAKMSCGDITVNKMYGLVITFLVIGLDLTLIALSYGLIIRAVLGISSKKAHQKAFNTCIAHIFVMLMYYLPGLFSNLTHRFGKGIAPHIHIILNNLYLLVPPMLNPIIYGVKTKELRDKVGKYTCRS; from the coding sequence ATGGCAGGTGTCAACCTCACCCCCTCTGACCCTCGAACTTTCATCCTAACAGGCATCTCTGGCCTGGAGTCTGCCCATGAatggatttccatccctttctctatATCCTACATAATCGGCCTTCTGGGAAATTTCATGCTTCTGTttgttgtaggcaaagagcagacCTTGCACAAGCCAATGTACCTGCTGATCTGCATGCTGGCGCTCACAGACATTGCCATGTCTACCTTTGTCGTGCCTAAGGCACTGTGCTTATTTTGGTTCAGTTTGAATGGCATTACTGTGGgtggctgcctcacccagatgttcttccttcACACAGTTTCTATTATGCAGTCAGCCATCCTCGTAATAATGGCCTTTGATCGCTATGTTGCCATATGTAGCCCTCTGAGATACTCCACAATACTCACCAACGCACAAATAGCAAAGCTAGGGTTAGTGGGTTTGATAAAAGCTGTTCTCTTCACTCTGCCcatgcccctgctcctgagcagaCTGCCATTCTGTGCAAAGCGCATTATCCCCAACACGTACTGTGAGCACATGGCTGTGGCAAAGATGTCATGTGGGGACATCACAGTCAACAAGATGTATGGCTTGGTGATAACGTTTCTAGTCATCGGGTTAGACCTGACACTCATTGCCCTGTCCTATGGTCTAATCATCAGGGCCGTCCTCGGAATCTCCTCCAAGAAAGCCCACCAAAAAGCCTTCAACACTTGCATAGCCCACATCTTTGTGATGCTGATGTATTATCTTCCCGGTCTCTTCTCCAACCTGACACACCGGTTTGGTAAGGGCATTGCTCCCCACATTCACATCATCTTAAACAACCTCTATCTTCTTGTTCCTCCCATGCtcaaccctatcatttatggggtcaaaaccaaagagcttcgtgACAAAGTTGGCAAATACACCTGCAGAAGTTAA